In Tenacibaculum pacificus, a single window of DNA contains:
- a CDS encoding tetratricopeptide repeat-containing sensor histidine kinase yields the protein MSSKGLFVILFFLSINTFSQKVLHDLRNKTDSICNKVQIKSFCKVLEFYKLKQYDSCYIYSNKALLDVTTTNQKDIIYYLKSISPMEKLLFKKSLFSLQRISDTGRFASLKNLKIGYVYLNQQKYDKSILSLEKCLSSKDIMKNVKQRSVIYHNLAICYLSKSNFKKATFFFDKQLSLIKKTDTSFIILAKTGMANIYYQQYMDSQAIPLFKECYDLSLLYRDFKFKESTAFNMAVVEENRKRYKKSVKYYKESNRWKDSIWNRDKIWELIERDKKNVVAYKQQEIRIKNEEIKRQKIVQKGLILGGSLLLFLLGGLGFIYKKLRNNNKLIIAQKEALSVANKTKNHLFSVVSHDLRSPINTIKRQHKKLEKHIENNDLPAIIEATQVAISVTQSTSRLLDNVLYWSLDQSNILSFIPEKNALHPIIEHLLFDYKNLVSVKDISISSDLETGIFVLIDKESLKIVLRNLIDNSMKYMKGSGTISVKLKMYSENEASIEIKDTGIGISPEKLKEINGLKDLSVAKIDHSKGVGLGLLLCQTLIKKNKGTLFFESKQGTYTKAVVLLPLV from the coding sequence TTTTGTTTTTTTTGTCAATAAATACTTTTTCTCAAAAAGTATTACACGATTTGAGAAATAAAACAGATTCTATCTGTAATAAAGTTCAAATAAAATCATTTTGCAAAGTTCTTGAATTTTATAAATTAAAACAATACGATTCTTGCTATATTTATTCAAATAAAGCATTGTTAGATGTTACTACTACTAATCAAAAAGATATTATATATTATTTGAAAAGTATTAGTCCAATGGAAAAATTATTGTTCAAAAAATCACTTTTTAGTCTTCAAAGAATATCAGATACAGGGCGTTTTGCTTCTTTAAAAAATTTAAAAATAGGTTATGTTTATTTAAATCAGCAAAAATATGATAAATCAATTTTAAGCTTAGAGAAATGTTTATCATCTAAAGATATTATGAAAAATGTTAAACAAAGATCAGTAATTTATCATAATTTAGCGATATGTTATTTATCTAAAAGTAATTTTAAAAAAGCTACTTTTTTCTTTGATAAACAACTTTCTTTAATAAAAAAAACAGATACTTCTTTTATAATTTTAGCAAAAACAGGAATGGCTAATATATATTATCAACAATATATGGATAGTCAAGCAATTCCTTTATTTAAAGAATGCTACGATTTGTCGCTATTATATCGAGATTTTAAATTTAAGGAAAGCACTGCTTTTAATATGGCTGTGGTAGAAGAGAATAGAAAACGTTATAAAAAAAGTGTTAAGTATTATAAAGAAAGTAATCGCTGGAAAGATTCTATTTGGAATAGAGATAAAATTTGGGAACTTATTGAACGAGATAAAAAAAATGTAGTTGCTTATAAACAGCAAGAAATTCGAATTAAAAATGAAGAAATAAAACGTCAAAAAATAGTTCAAAAAGGATTGATTCTTGGCGGAAGTTTATTATTATTTCTTTTAGGGGGTTTAGGCTTTATCTATAAAAAATTAAGAAATAATAATAAATTAATTATAGCGCAAAAGGAGGCTTTAAGTGTGGCTAATAAAACAAAAAATCATTTATTTTCGGTAGTTTCACACGACTTACGATCGCCTATAAATACGATAAAAAGACAGCATAAAAAACTAGAAAAACACATTGAAAATAACGATTTACCTGCAATTATAGAAGCAACTCAAGTAGCTATTTCTGTTACACAAAGTACGAGTCGTTTATTAGATAATGTATTATATTGGTCGCTAGATCAAAGTAATATTTTAAGTTTTATTCCCGAAAAAAATGCCTTACACCCAATAATAGAACATCTTTTATTTGATTATAAAAATTTAGTAAGTGTTAAAGATATTTCTATTTCAAGTGATTTAGAAACAGGGATATTTGTTTTAATAGATAAAGAATCTTTAAAAATTGTACTGCGAAACTTAATAGATAATTCGATGAAATACATGAAAGGTTCAGGAACTATTTCAGTTAAACTGAAAATGTATTCAGAGAACGAAGCATCGATTGAAATTAAAGATACTGGAATTGGAATTTCACCAGAAAAGCTCAAAGAAATTAACGGGTTAAAAGATTTATCCGTAGCTAAAATAGATCATTCAAAAGGCGTTGGATTGGGTTTATTATTGTGTCAAACATTAATTAAAAAAAATAAAGGAACTTTGTTTTTTGAAAGTAAGCAAGGAACTTATACAAAGGCTGTTGTTTTATTGCCTTTAGTGTAG
- a CDS encoding LytR/AlgR family response regulator transcription factor, producing the protein MNNLRLLLLEDLDEEATEIINLLEQHNYEVIHVKNTKDAEKEIKNSFFDIILLDIMIDGEPRGISLAHRLNKEHIEIPFLFLTSIQSKVVFNEAKLTKPYTYLLKPFNKLELLYSLELALEKFYEQENNSSLSDEKAIITPSFLFVKKNKGIVKVDIKTIFYVEVEEKYCRLVCDQDQEYMIRLSLTKIKELLGDTYFVQTHRNYLVNLKRIQALYFEDNLLILNNNHKILFSDRFKKQFLKNNKVFR; encoded by the coding sequence ATGAATAATTTACGACTACTTCTATTAGAAGATTTAGACGAAGAGGCTACAGAAATAATAAACTTATTAGAACAACATAATTATGAAGTTATTCATGTAAAAAATACTAAAGATGCTGAAAAAGAGATAAAAAATAGTTTTTTTGATATTATTCTTCTTGATATTATGATTGATGGAGAACCGCGAGGTATTTCGTTAGCACACAGATTAAATAAAGAACATATTGAAATACCTTTTTTATTTTTAACAAGCATACAAAGTAAAGTGGTGTTTAATGAAGCTAAACTTACAAAACCATATACTTATTTATTAAAACCATTTAATAAATTAGAGTTATTATACTCTTTAGAGTTAGCTTTGGAAAAATTTTATGAACAGGAAAATAACAGCAGTTTAAGTGATGAAAAAGCGATTATTACACCTTCCTTTTTATTTGTTAAAAAAAATAAAGGTATTGTAAAAGTTGATATAAAAACAATTTTTTATGTAGAAGTTGAAGAAAAATACTGCCGACTTGTTTGTGATCAAGATCAGGAGTATATGATTCGATTATCGTTAACAAAAATAAAAGAATTACTTGGCGATACTTATTTTGTTCAAACTCACCGAAATTATTTGGTTAATCTAAAGAGAATTCAAGCACTTTATTTTGAAGATAATTTATTGATTTTAAATAATAATCATAAAATATTATTTAGTGATCGTTTTAAAAAGCAATTTTTGAAAAATAATAAAGTTTTTAGGTAA
- a CDS encoding S41 family peptidase produces MAKETARILSEQTHQPKKIKRLIDYIQTDYVDNVNTDDLLDGAITQMLGKLDPHSVYIPKENLQLVTENMQGNFVGIGVQFRMIGDTITVISPIKGGPSIKKGIKAGDRILLADKDTLYGKKLETSKIMKALKGKPKTNVTLQIYRKTIDSIFDVNITRDKVNIKSVDIAYMLNDSIGYIKLNRFARNSYREFKTSLDTLKKNNVTDLVLDLRGNGGGFIDIANSIIDEFLEDEKLIVFTKNNKGDINKSFATDKGSFEKGGLYVLIDENSASASEIVAGALQDNDKGIIIGRRSFGKGLVQQEMDLGDGSAVRLTTARYYTPTGRSIQKTYDKSKSNKTYANDIENRYSSGELFNKDSIKTIDSLKFTTPKGKIVYGGGGIIPDYFVAVDTTTYVPSIFFRPLNNFAFNYVDTNRKKLETVNVNDFIKNFDVDNSIFNDFLSKLEGYKLSSKIKEQLKQNLKTLIARELFSDEGLYKVNQIDDKMLQKVFELEIE; encoded by the coding sequence TTGGCAAAGGAAACAGCTCGAATTTTATCGGAACAAACTCATCAACCGAAAAAAATAAAACGGCTGATTGACTACATACAAACAGATTATGTTGACAATGTAAATACTGATGATTTATTAGATGGTGCTATTACACAAATGCTTGGGAAATTAGATCCACATTCGGTATATATCCCTAAAGAAAATCTTCAATTAGTTACCGAAAATATGCAAGGTAATTTTGTTGGAATCGGTGTGCAGTTTCGCATGATTGGTGATACAATTACTGTTATTTCACCTATTAAAGGAGGACCTAGTATAAAAAAAGGAATTAAAGCTGGTGATAGAATTTTATTAGCTGACAAAGACACTTTGTATGGAAAAAAATTAGAAACTTCTAAAATAATGAAAGCCTTAAAAGGCAAACCAAAAACAAATGTTACGCTACAAATTTACAGAAAAACAATCGATAGTATTTTTGATGTAAACATAACAAGAGATAAAGTAAATATTAAAAGTGTTGATATCGCTTATATGCTAAATGACAGTATTGGTTATATAAAATTAAATCGTTTTGCTCGTAATTCTTATAGAGAATTTAAAACATCTTTAGATACTCTTAAAAAGAATAACGTGACAGATTTAGTACTTGATCTTCGTGGAAATGGTGGTGGTTTTATTGATATTGCAAACAGTATTATTGATGAATTTTTAGAAGATGAAAAATTAATTGTATTCACTAAAAATAATAAAGGAGACATTAACAAATCATTTGCCACAGATAAAGGGAGTTTTGAAAAAGGTGGTTTATATGTTTTAATTGATGAAAACTCTGCTTCTGCTTCAGAAATTGTTGCTGGTGCTTTACAAGATAACGATAAAGGAATAATTATTGGTCGTCGTTCTTTTGGAAAAGGATTAGTTCAACAAGAAATGGATTTAGGCGATGGTTCTGCAGTTCGTTTAACAACGGCTCGTTACTACACTCCAACAGGGCGATCTATTCAAAAAACTTATGATAAAAGCAAATCAAATAAAACATATGCTAACGATATCGAAAATAGATATTCAAGCGGTGAATTATTTAATAAAGACAGCATAAAAACTATTGATAGTTTAAAATTTACCACTCCAAAAGGTAAAATCGTTTATGGTGGTGGTGGTATTATTCCTGATTATTTTGTTGCTGTAGATACGACTACTTATGTTCCTAGTATATTTTTCAGACCTTTAAATAACTTTGCTTTTAATTATGTAGATACTAATCGTAAAAAGTTAGAAACGGTTAATGTAAACGACTTTATCAAAAATTTTGATGTAGATAACAGTATTTTTAATGATTTCTTATCAAAACTTGAAGGCTATAAACTTTCATCAAAAATTAAAGAACAATTAAAACAAAACTTAAAAACTTTAATTGCTAGAGAACTTTTTAGTGATGAAGGTTTATATAAAGTAAATCAGATTGATGATAAAATGCTTCAAAAAGTATTTGAACTAGAAATAGAGTAA
- a CDS encoding deoxycytidylate deaminase, translating to MLSKKQLKYDKAYLNMAQEWGKLSHCKRKKVGAIIVKDRMIISDGYNGTPSGFENYCEDEEGYTKWYVLHAEANAILKVAASTQSCKDATLYITLSPCQQCSKLIHQAGIKRVVYAQDYKDTSGIDFLEKAGIELLHLPYE from the coding sequence ATTTTGAGTAAAAAACAATTAAAATACGACAAAGCCTATTTAAATATGGCACAAGAATGGGGAAAATTATCTCATTGTAAACGAAAAAAAGTAGGCGCAATAATCGTTAAAGATCGGATGATTATTTCTGACGGTTATAACGGAACTCCTTCTGGTTTTGAAAATTATTGTGAAGATGAAGAAGGCTACACAAAATGGTACGTTTTACATGCCGAAGCAAATGCTATTTTAAAAGTTGCCGCCTCTACACAATCATGTAAAGATGCTACTTTATATATTACGCTTTCTCCTTGCCAACAATGTAGTAAATTAATACATCAGGCAGGTATAAAACGAGTTGTATATGCCCAAGATTATAAAGATACTTCTGGCATCGACTTTTTAGAAAAAGCAGGTATTGAACTCTTACATTTACCTTATGAATAA
- a CDS encoding BrxA/BrxB family bacilliredoxin yields the protein MYPEELVKPMRDQLIDAGFDALYTAQDVDTALAKEGTTLVMVNSVCGCAAGTARPGAIASLGAEKRPTNLTTVFAGVEKESTARARELMIPFPPSSPAIALFKDGSLVHILERHHIEGHSAQAIAQNLAAAYDEFC from the coding sequence ATGTACCCAGAAGAATTAGTAAAACCGATGCGTGATCAATTAATCGATGCTGGTTTTGACGCTTTATACACTGCTCAAGATGTTGATACTGCATTAGCAAAAGAAGGAACAACTTTAGTAATGGTTAACTCTGTTTGTGGTTGTGCTGCAGGTACTGCAAGACCAGGAGCTATTGCTTCTTTAGGCGCAGAAAAAAGACCTACAAACTTAACAACTGTTTTTGCAGGTGTAGAAAAAGAATCTACTGCTAGAGCTAGAGAATTGATGATACCTTTTCCTCCATCATCTCCTGCTATTGCTTTATTTAAAGATGGTAGTTTAGTGCACATTTTAGAGCGTCACCATATTGAAGGTCATTCAGCTCAAGCTATTGCTCAGAATTTAGCAGCAGCTTACGATGAATTTTGCTAG
- a CDS encoding LytTR family transcriptional regulator DNA-binding domain-containing protein, whose product MFFTQTHRNYLVNLKRIQALYFEDNLGFKV is encoded by the coding sequence ATTTTTTTTACTCAAACCCACCGAAATTATTTGGTTAATCTAAAGAGAATTCAAGCACTTTATTTTGAAGATAATTTAGGCTTTAAAGTATAA
- a CDS encoding LexA family protein gives MNRSKKLTFLAPKDMTESKGAIFIDMGISAGFPSPVDDFKETRISLDEELIKNKEATFFAKVSGQSMIGAGLDDNDLLVIDRSIPPTNNKIAVCFLDGEFTVKRLRVTKDEVWLQPENPDYPVIKITEENNFIIWGIVTSVIKKV, from the coding sequence ATGAACAGATCAAAAAAACTAACTTTTTTAGCACCTAAAGATATGACTGAAAGTAAGGGTGCAATTTTTATAGATATGGGTATTTCTGCTGGATTTCCATCACCTGTTGATGATTTTAAAGAAACTCGTATTTCATTAGATGAAGAGTTGATTAAAAATAAAGAAGCAACCTTTTTTGCAAAAGTAAGTGGACAATCAATGATTGGTGCAGGGTTAGATGATAATGATTTATTGGTGATTGATAGAAGTATTCCGCCAACAAATAACAAAATAGCCGTTTGTTTTTTAGATGGAGAATTTACCGTAAAAAGATTAAGAGTAACTAAAGATGAAGTTTGGTTACAACCCGAAAACCCTGATTATCCTGTAATTAAAATTACGGAGGAAAATAATTTTATTATTTGGGGAATTGTAACTAGTGTGATAAAAAAGGTATAA
- a CDS encoding TerB family tellurite resistance protein, protein MGKFAKWLGAGAGFTMGGPIGAIIGFAIGSFIDGVSIEDFRKEQREYQDNTEPQKRGRATSGDFEITLLILASVVIKADGRVDQRELDFVRLHFVEMYGKERANHAFKLFSGIIKKEISTRQVCMQIRQHMSHASRLQLLHFLFGIAKADGQVTTLEEQEIRKIAGYLYINQHDYISIKAMFYEEFDSAYKILEITKSATDNELKKAYRKMAKKYHPDKLEGLGKAHKEGANEKFQKIQAAYEQIKKERGIS, encoded by the coding sequence ATGGGAAAATTTGCAAAATGGCTTGGTGCCGGAGCAGGATTTACAATGGGTGGTCCAATAGGGGCTATTATAGGATTTGCTATAGGTAGTTTTATAGATGGAGTTTCTATAGAAGACTTTAGAAAAGAGCAACGAGAATATCAAGATAATACAGAACCACAAAAAAGAGGTCGTGCTACTTCTGGCGATTTTGAAATAACTTTACTGATTTTAGCTTCCGTAGTTATTAAAGCTGATGGAAGGGTTGATCAGCGAGAGTTAGACTTTGTTCGCTTACATTTTGTAGAAATGTATGGTAAAGAACGAGCGAATCATGCTTTTAAATTGTTTAGTGGTATTATCAAAAAAGAAATATCAACTCGTCAGGTTTGTATGCAAATTCGTCAGCATATGTCGCATGCTTCTCGTTTGCAATTGTTGCATTTTTTATTCGGAATTGCCAAAGCTGATGGACAAGTAACAACACTTGAAGAACAAGAAATAAGAAAAATTGCAGGTTATTTATATATTAATCAACATGATTATATTTCGATAAAAGCAATGTTTTATGAAGAGTTTGATAGCGCTTATAAAATTTTAGAAATTACAAAATCGGCTACCGATAATGAGCTTAAAAAAGCGTATCGAAAAATGGCTAAAAAATATCATCCTGATAAATTAGAAGGTTTAGGAAAAGCTCACAAAGAAGGCGCTAATGAGAAATTTCAAAAAATTCAAGCTGCTTACGAACAAATAAAAAAAGAAAGAGGTATTTCTTAA
- a CDS encoding Lrp/AsnC ligand binding domain-containing protein yields the protein MIKKLKIDGIDKIIIKRLVSDARTPILSIAREVGISGAAIHQRLRKLDASDLIDGYKMVLNPKALGYNTTAFVGVFLDSSSLYSSAIKRLKEIPEVVESHYTTGNYAIFIKILCKNNEDLMHLLNKDIQNIKGVSRTETFISLDQQIDRQIKI from the coding sequence ATGATTAAAAAATTAAAAATTGATGGAATTGATAAGATTATCATCAAACGATTGGTTTCTGATGCTCGTACGCCTATTTTAAGTATTGCTAGAGAAGTAGGAATTTCAGGAGCGGCAATTCATCAGCGATTACGAAAACTAGATGCTTCCGATTTAATAGACGGATACAAAATGGTATTAAATCCGAAGGCTTTAGGCTATAATACCACGGCTTTTGTAGGAGTTTTTTTAGATTCATCTAGCTTATATTCATCAGCAATAAAAAGATTAAAAGAAATACCTGAAGTTGTTGAAAGTCATTATACAACTGGTAATTATGCTATTTTCATCAAAATACTTTGTAAAAACAATGAAGATTTAATGCATTTACTAAACAAGGATATTCAGAATATAAAAGGAGTTTCAAGAACAGAAACTTTTATTTCTTTAGATCAACAAATAGACCGACAAATAAAAATTTAA
- a CDS encoding HupE/UreJ family protein, with the protein MLKWAYFIVLDIKAYDHILFLIVLAVVYEFIHWKKVLWLITLFTIGHSITLALSAYGILKIDVDLVEFLIPLSIFITGLMNVLTARKASVGKENQNLFFALFFGLIHGLGFSNYFKIMIGKTSDKLIPLLEFAGGVEAAQIIIVLGILLIGTLTQSIFNVNRRDWILVISSIVMGFAFQMMINRVFW; encoded by the coding sequence ATTTTAAAATGGGCTTATTTCATTGTACTTGATATAAAAGCCTACGACCATATTTTATTTTTAATTGTACTTGCTGTTGTTTATGAATTTATACACTGGAAAAAAGTATTATGGTTAATCACTTTATTTACCATCGGACATTCTATAACATTGGCATTATCAGCCTATGGAATATTAAAGATTGATGTCGATTTGGTTGAGTTTTTAATTCCGTTATCAATTTTCATAACTGGTTTAATGAATGTATTAACAGCCAGAAAAGCATCCGTAGGAAAAGAAAATCAGAATTTATTTTTCGCTTTATTCTTCGGATTAATTCACGGACTTGGTTTTTCAAATTACTTTAAAATAATGATTGGTAAAACTTCTGATAAATTAATTCCTTTATTAGAATTTGCTGGCGGTGTAGAAGCTGCTCAAATTATTATTGTCTTAGGAATTTTATTAATAGGAACATTAACGCAATCAATATTTAATGTAAATCGTCGCGATTGGATTTTAGTTATATCTTCTATTGTAATGGGTTTTGCTTTTCAAATGATGATTAACCGTGTTTTTTGGTAA